The Streptomyces sp. A2-16 sequence GCCGACCTCGTCCTCCAGGTCCTCGACGGCTTCGAGGTTGGCGGAGATGTCGTCGCGGATCGCTGTGTGGGGGCAGGCTCCCGTCTCCACTGCGGTGATGCGCTCGGGGGGCAGGACGGCTTCCCTGAGGAGGAACTCGGCGTCTTCCCGCGTGTAGATGTCGTTGGTGACCACGGCGAGGGACAGCTCGTCGCGCAGGGCGCGGCAGAGGGCGGCGACGGTGGCGGTCTTGCCGGAGCCCACGGGGCCGCCGAGGCCGATGCGCAGGGCTCGGTGGGAGCCGTCGGGGCGGTGGGCGTCCGCGCCGACGGCGGCGGGGGCGTCATGGGTGTGGTCGAGGTGCATGTGCGGCTCCTGGGGGGGTTCGTGGTCGGGTGCGGGTGCGTGGGGGCTGGTCGCGCAGTTCCCCGCGCCCCTTAGAAGCAGTGGGTCAACTGAGCCCCCTAGGAGGCGAACAGGCGTACCGGCCATGCCGCATGCGCCTCTGCTCCGATCTCCAGCAGCGGCGCCGACGCCGAGGGCAGTGCGTCGGTCCCCTCGGCCAGCACCCTTCGCGCCGCCTCCACCGCCTGGGACGCCACCCGGTCCGACTCCGGTGCCAGTCGGGCGAGGACCGCCGTGGCGTCGAAGGGGTCGAGGCTCAGCAACCGGACCGTCGCGCTCGCCGGGCCGCTCACGCTCTCGTACGCCGCGCAGTAGGCCGCGTCCACGGCCTCCAGGCCCGCCGCACGTGCCGCCAGGCCCAGCACCACCGGCTGATGTGCTCCCTTGGGGAACCCCCTCGCCACGGCGTCGAGTTCGGCCGACGGCCAGGTCGCCCGGGCCGCCCGCGTCAGCTGGCGGCCCAGTTTCCTGGCGGCGGACCGCAGGGCGGGGGACGGGGTGCGCGCGTCCGCCGCCTCGTCCAACTGCCGTGGATCCACGCCGAGTACGGCTGCCGCTGCGAGCGCCGCCGACAACAGGCCCGCCGTGTGCAGGCGCCCCCGGCAGAACGTCTCCAGACTCGCCGCGTCCGTGATCCGGCCCGCCTTGACCGCCGCCTCCGCCCCGCCGGAGTGCGCGTGCCCTCCGGCGGGAAAGCGGCCGTCGGCCAGGACGAGGAGTGCTGCCCTGGACATCAGAAGAGGAAGTAACGCTGGGCCATGGGCAGTTCGGCCGCCGGGGTGGCCTCGACCAGTTCGCCGTCGATGTGCACGGCGAAGCTGTCGGGGTCGACCCGTACGTCGGGCCGCGCGTCGTTCTCCCGCATGTCGGCCTTGGTGACCCCGCGGGTCGACTCGATCGCCACGAACTGCTTGCCGAGCTGGAGCCGCTCCGGCAGGCCGTCCTCGAGGGCGAGCGGTGCCACGAAGTTGAAGGAGTTCGAGGCGGGGGCCCGTCCGATCGCCCCGTACATCGGCCGGGGAAGGATCGGCTGCGGGGTCGGGATGGACGCGTTCGCGTCGCCCATCTGCGCGTAGGCGATCTGTCCGCCCTTCAGGACGAGATGCGGCTTGACCCCGAAGAACGCCGGCTCCCACAGCACCAGGTCGGCCAGCTTGCCGGTCTCCACCGACCCGACCTCGTGGGCGAGGCCCTGGGCGACGGCGGGGTTGATCGTGTACTTGGCGACATAGCGCCGTACGCGATGGTTGTCCGCCCGGCCGTCACCGGGCAGCGCCCCGCGCCGCCGCTTCATGACGTGCGCGGTCTGCCAGGTCCGCATGATGACCTCGCCGACGCGTCCCATGGCCTGGGCGTCGGAGGAGATGATCGAGATGGCACCCAGGTCGTGCAGGATGTCCTCGGCGCCTATCGTCGTGGGACGGATGCGGGACTCCGCGAAGGCGAGGTCCTCCGGCACCGCCGCGTTGAGGTGGTGGCACACCATCAGCATGTCGAGGTGTTCCTCGGCGGTGTTGACGGTGAAGGGCCGGGTCGGGTTGGTCGAGCTGGGCAGCACGTGCGGCTGGGAGACCACGGTCATGATGTCCGGAGCGTGCCCGCCGCCCGCGCCCTCGGTGTGGTAGGCGTGGATGCCCCGGCCGGCGATCGCGGCGAGGGTGTCGCCGACGAATCCGGCCTCGTTGAGGGTGTCCGTGTGGATGGCGACCTGGATGCCGGTCCGCTCGGCGACGGTCAGCGAGGCGTCGATGACGGCCGGGGTCGAGCCCCAGTCCTCGTGCAGCTTCAGTCCGAGCGCGCCGCCGCGGATCTGGGACAGCATCGCCTCGTGCGAGACGGTGTTGCCCTTGCCGAGGAAGCCGATGTTGAGCGGGTACTGCTCCATCGCCTCCAGCATCCTGGCCAGGTGCCAGGGGCCGGGGGTGACGGTGGTGGCCTTGGAGCCCTCGGCGGGGCCGGTGCCGCCGCCCACCAGGGTGGTCACCCCGGACGACAGCGCCTCGTCGGCGATCTGCGGGCAGATGAAGTGGACGTGCGCGTCGATGGCGCCGGCGGTCAGGATCCGGCCGTTGCCGGCGATGATCTCGGTCTCGGGGCCGATCACCAGGTCCGGGTGCACCCCGTCCATGGTGTCGGAGTTTCCGGCCTTGCCGATCCCGGTGATCCGGCCGTCGCGGATGCCGACGTCGGCCTTGACGACACCCCAGTGGTCGACGAC is a genomic window containing:
- a CDS encoding urease accessory UreF family protein; the protein is MSRAALLVLADGRFPAGGHAHSGGAEAAVKAGRITDAASLETFCRGRLHTAGLLSAALAAAAVLGVDPRQLDEAADARTPSPALRSAARKLGRQLTRAARATWPSAELDAVARGFPKGAHQPVVLGLAARAAGLEAVDAAYCAAYESVSGPASATVRLLSLDPFDATAVLARLAPESDRVASQAVEAARRVLAEGTDALPSASAPLLEIGAEAHAAWPVRLFAS
- the ureG gene encoding urease accessory protein UreG — encoded protein: MHLDHTHDAPAAVGADAHRPDGSHRALRIGLGGPVGSGKTATVAALCRALRDELSLAVVTNDIYTREDAEFLLREAVLPPERITAVETGACPHTAIRDDISANLEAVEDLEDEVGPLDLILVESGGDNLTATFSKGLVDAQIFVIDVAGGDDIPRKGGPGVTTADLLIVNKTDLAPYVGSDLARMAADAKAQRAELPVVLQSLRSETGVEDTAAWVRTQLAAWTA
- a CDS encoding urease subunit alpha encodes the protein MPEISRAAYADLFGPTTGDRIRLADTDLLIEIEEDRSGGPGLAGDEAVFGGGKVIRESMGQSRATRADGTPDTVVTGVVVVDHWGVVKADVGIRDGRITGIGKAGNSDTMDGVHPDLVIGPETEIIAGNGRILTAGAIDAHVHFICPQIADEALSSGVTTLVGGGTGPAEGSKATTVTPGPWHLARMLEAMEQYPLNIGFLGKGNTVSHEAMLSQIRGGALGLKLHEDWGSTPAVIDASLTVAERTGIQVAIHTDTLNEAGFVGDTLAAIAGRGIHAYHTEGAGGGHAPDIMTVVSQPHVLPSSTNPTRPFTVNTAEEHLDMLMVCHHLNAAVPEDLAFAESRIRPTTIGAEDILHDLGAISIISSDAQAMGRVGEVIMRTWQTAHVMKRRRGALPGDGRADNHRVRRYVAKYTINPAVAQGLAHEVGSVETGKLADLVLWEPAFFGVKPHLVLKGGQIAYAQMGDANASIPTPQPILPRPMYGAIGRAPASNSFNFVAPLALEDGLPERLQLGKQFVAIESTRGVTKADMRENDARPDVRVDPDSFAVHIDGELVEATPAAELPMAQRYFLF